In Gordonia iterans, the following proteins share a genomic window:
- a CDS encoding DEAD/DEAH box helicase produces MVSGTNVILATPTGSGKSLVASGAIYFARCRGQRAYYTAPIKALVSEKFFDLCEQFGAANVGLLTGDASVNADAPIICATAEIVANLALRDGPDSDVGVLVADEFHYYGESDRGWAWQVPLIELASTQFLLMSATLGDVSFFLDDLTRRTGRPTVEVAGAQRPVPLEYRYAMTPIHETIEELVTAGQAPVYVVHFTQAQAVERAQALLSAKICSKEEKAAVAEAIGDFDFRTGFGNTLSKLLRAGIGVHHAGMLPRYRRLVERLAQAGLLKVVAGTDTLGVGINVPIRTVLFAGLTKYDGHRVRRLKAREFHQIAGRAGRAGYDTIGYVVAQAPEHDVENARLVAKAGDDPKKLRKLVRRKPPEGFVGWSDKTFFTLVDAPDEQLRSHFRVTTAMLMEVLERPGDCFAALRHLLEDNHEPRKRQLRHIKHTIALYRDLVETGIVTRLDSPAPDGKRVELSIDLPENFALTNPLSAFAVAAFELLDPESSSFALDVVSILESTLDDPRQVLMAQRKVARDAAVAEMKADGIEYEERMARLEEITWPQPLAEEIGFAYETYKRGHPWLANTPPSPKSVLRYMLERSMTFTELISEFGLQRSEGVVLRYLTDCYRALRSGLPMTAVTEQIEDITDDLGDLIRGVDSSLIDEWETLTAQA; encoded by the coding sequence ATGGTGTCGGGCACCAATGTGATTTTGGCGACCCCGACCGGTTCGGGGAAGTCCCTGGTGGCGTCGGGGGCGATCTACTTCGCCCGCTGCCGCGGTCAGCGCGCCTACTACACCGCGCCCATCAAGGCGTTGGTCAGCGAGAAATTCTTCGACCTGTGCGAGCAGTTCGGCGCCGCGAACGTGGGCCTGCTGACCGGCGATGCGAGTGTCAACGCCGACGCCCCGATCATCTGCGCGACCGCGGAGATCGTGGCGAATCTCGCGCTGCGCGACGGACCAGACTCAGACGTCGGCGTCCTGGTCGCCGACGAGTTCCACTACTACGGCGAGTCCGACCGCGGCTGGGCCTGGCAGGTGCCGCTGATCGAGTTGGCGAGCACCCAGTTCCTGCTGATGTCCGCCACCCTCGGCGACGTGTCCTTCTTCCTCGACGACCTGACCCGGCGCACCGGTCGGCCCACCGTCGAGGTGGCCGGGGCGCAGCGACCGGTGCCGCTGGAGTACCGCTACGCGATGACGCCGATCCACGAGACCATCGAAGAACTGGTCACCGCCGGCCAAGCGCCGGTCTACGTGGTGCACTTCACCCAGGCGCAGGCGGTCGAACGAGCACAGGCGCTGCTGTCGGCCAAGATCTGTTCCAAGGAGGAGAAAGCGGCGGTGGCGGAGGCGATCGGCGACTTCGACTTCCGGACCGGCTTCGGGAACACCCTCTCCAAGCTCCTACGCGCCGGCATCGGCGTCCACCACGCCGGCATGCTCCCCCGGTACCGGCGGCTGGTCGAGCGGCTCGCCCAAGCCGGACTGCTCAAGGTGGTCGCCGGAACGGACACGCTCGGCGTCGGCATCAACGTGCCCATCCGCACAGTGCTGTTCGCCGGTCTCACCAAGTACGACGGTCACCGCGTCCGGCGGCTCAAGGCGCGTGAGTTCCACCAGATCGCCGGGCGCGCCGGCCGTGCCGGATACGACACGATCGGCTACGTCGTCGCGCAGGCCCCCGAGCACGACGTGGAGAACGCCCGCCTGGTCGCCAAGGCCGGAGACGATCCCAAGAAGTTGCGAAAGCTGGTGCGGCGCAAGCCTCCGGAGGGTTTCGTCGGGTGGAGCGACAAGACCTTCTTCACCCTGGTCGATGCCCCGGACGAGCAACTCCGGTCGCATTTCCGGGTGACTACGGCGATGCTCATGGAAGTGCTGGAGCGGCCCGGGGACTGCTTCGCCGCCCTGCGCCACCTGCTCGAGGACAATCACGAGCCCCGCAAACGTCAACTGCGGCACATCAAGCACACCATTGCCCTGTACCGCGACCTGGTCGAGACCGGCATCGTCACCCGGCTGGACTCGCCCGCGCCGGACGGCAAACGCGTCGAACTGTCGATCGACCTGCCGGAGAACTTCGCGCTCACCAATCCCCTGTCGGCGTTCGCCGTCGCCGCCTTCGAGCTCCTCGATCCGGAGTCGTCGTCGTTCGCACTCGACGTCGTCTCCATCCTGGAGTCGACGCTCGACGATCCCCGCCAGGTGCTGATGGCCCAGCGCAAGGTCGCCCGCGACGCGGCAGTGGCCGAGATGAAGGCCGACGGGATCGAGTACGAGGAGCGGATGGCGCGGCTGGAGGAGATCACCTGGCCGCAGCCGCTGGCCGAGGAGATCGGTTTCGCCTACGAGACATACAAGCGCGGTCATCCGTGGCTGGCGAACACCCCGCCCTCCCCGAAGTCCGTGCTGCGCTACATGCTCGAGCGCTCGATGACCTTCACCGAGCTGATCAGCGAGTTCGGCCTGCAGCGCAGCGAGGGCGTCGTCTTGCGCTATCTCACCGACTGCTACCGGGCGCTGCGCAGCGGCCTGCCGATGACCGCGGTGACCGAACAGATCGAGGACATCACCGACGACCTCGGCGACCTGATCCGCGGCGTCGACTCGAGTCTGATCGACGAATGGGAAACACTCACCGCGCAGGCCTGA
- a CDS encoding proteasome assembly chaperone family protein, with amino-acid sequence MDEQPHENRSLYELEFPGPTVSGPRGDHPAGGPVLVHALEGFADAGHAVTMAATHLREALDCQLVATFDTDELIDYRSRRPVISFSGEQFEGIDMPRLTMHALVDNDGVPFLLLDGAEPDLRWEQFTTAITALAEQFGVSQVVGLNSIPMAVPHTRPSGVIGHGNDAEALGDLPRWGNEMKLPSSASMLLELRLGSAGYRTVGLSAHVPHYLSQNNYPGASAALLSALGRVAGLNLPVAALENAAAKVLAQVDEEVAGNAEIGAVVHALEQQYDAYVQAKAERELLSAEEDLPSGDELGAEFEKFLAEHAAEFDGFDLGSDADAGPADPDTPGEPRRDTP; translated from the coding sequence ATGGACGAGCAGCCGCACGAGAACCGCTCGCTGTACGAGCTCGAGTTCCCCGGTCCCACCGTCTCCGGCCCCCGGGGCGACCATCCGGCCGGCGGACCGGTCCTGGTGCATGCTCTCGAGGGCTTCGCCGATGCCGGTCACGCCGTGACGATGGCCGCCACACACCTGCGCGAGGCGCTCGACTGCCAGCTCGTCGCCACCTTCGACACCGACGAACTGATCGACTACCGCTCACGACGGCCGGTGATCTCGTTCAGCGGCGAACAGTTCGAGGGCATCGACATGCCTCGCCTGACCATGCATGCGCTCGTGGACAACGACGGCGTGCCCTTCCTGCTGCTCGACGGCGCCGAGCCGGACCTGCGCTGGGAGCAGTTCACCACGGCGATCACCGCGCTCGCCGAGCAGTTCGGCGTGAGCCAGGTGGTCGGCCTCAACTCGATCCCGATGGCCGTCCCGCACACCCGGCCGTCCGGTGTGATCGGCCACGGCAACGACGCCGAGGCCCTCGGCGACCTGCCGCGCTGGGGCAACGAGATGAAGCTGCCCTCCAGTGCCTCCATGCTGCTGGAGTTGCGTCTGGGATCAGCCGGGTACCGCACCGTCGGTCTGTCGGCGCACGTCCCGCACTACCTCTCGCAGAACAACTACCCGGGCGCGTCGGCGGCACTGCTGTCGGCGCTGGGCCGGGTGGCCGGACTCAACCTGCCCGTCGCCGCCCTGGAGAACGCCGCCGCCAAGGTGCTCGCGCAGGTCGACGAGGAGGTCGCCGGCAACGCTGAGATCGGCGCCGTCGTCCATGCACTCGAGCAGCAGTACGACGCGTACGTGCAGGCCAAGGCCGAGCGCGAGCTGCTGTCTGCCGAGGAGGATCTGCCCTCCGGGGACGAACTCGGCGCCGAGTTCGAGAAGTTCCTGGCCGAGCACGCCGCTGAGTTCGACGGCTTCGACCTGGGATCCGACGCCGACGCGGGGCCCGCCGACCCGGACACTCCTGGCGAGCCACGACGGGACACCCCCTGA
- a CDS encoding DUF4192 domain-containing protein gives MTSLPQPLPEGSALLNDPDPLIASVPGVFGFFPERSLVLCAFSAEGENLTNTRHDLHLDSRGRPTARWSRELCRFDSVLAGHGAAGLVAVLVDDRFDTADTAAELTRYRGVFRAVERAFSEVGGLSAGFVLREFSAGVPWFTGWEPRCRAGRPRPPAPFRGGLPPSGTLSDPLLTPVALRLAVYEGRQVLARRSDLVEALAPAAHCDDDVCRPRDPVVAPEPAGQRDARRVRLVLEVIRSGRAARLACEQTNALAEALSSVHARDVLLALALTDLRDEAERLWTRLTRGLTGRAGAAAATLLGHLHYLAGHGALAAVAIERALELDPEYHLARLLDGALRNGLRPSALAEVLEYSFCLGQDLGVGLPAQTRLPAGAVPRTRPDRLGRN, from the coding sequence ATGACATCGCTACCGCAACCACTGCCTGAGGGCTCGGCCCTGCTCAACGACCCCGATCCGCTGATCGCCTCGGTGCCCGGAGTGTTCGGGTTCTTCCCCGAGCGGTCACTCGTCCTGTGCGCCTTCTCCGCGGAGGGCGAGAACCTGACGAACACGCGGCACGACCTGCACCTGGACTCGCGGGGACGGCCGACCGCCCGCTGGTCGCGAGAGCTCTGCCGGTTCGACTCCGTCCTGGCTGGCCACGGCGCGGCCGGCCTCGTCGCGGTGCTGGTCGACGATCGCTTCGACACCGCCGACACCGCCGCAGAGCTGACTCGGTACCGCGGGGTGTTCCGGGCCGTCGAACGGGCCTTCAGCGAAGTCGGGGGCTTGTCCGCCGGCTTCGTGCTCCGGGAGTTCAGTGCCGGTGTGCCGTGGTTCACCGGATGGGAGCCGCGGTGCCGGGCGGGTCGTCCGCGTCCGCCGGCACCGTTCCGCGGTGGTCTCCCGCCCTCGGGGACCCTCAGCGATCCGCTGCTGACGCCGGTCGCTCTGCGGCTGGCCGTCTACGAGGGACGGCAGGTGCTTGCGCGCCGGTCGGACCTGGTCGAGGCGCTGGCACCTGCGGCGCATTGCGACGACGACGTCTGCCGCCCGCGGGATCCGGTGGTCGCGCCAGAGCCTGCCGGACAGCGAGACGCCCGGCGGGTACGCCTGGTGCTCGAGGTGATCCGGAGCGGCCGCGCGGCGCGACTCGCGTGTGAGCAGACGAACGCGCTCGCCGAGGCGCTCAGCTCGGTGCACGCCCGCGACGTTCTGCTGGCACTCGCGCTGACCGACCTCCGGGACGAGGCGGAACGACTGTGGACCCGGCTCACCCGCGGACTCACCGGGCGTGCCGGCGCCGCGGCGGCGACACTGCTCGGCCACCTGCACTACCTGGCCGGGCACGGAGCGCTCGCCGCGGTGGCGATCGAGCGCGCGCTCGAGCTGGACCCCGAGTACCACCTGGCCCGGTTGCTCGACGGTGCGCTGCGGAACGGGCTGCGGCCGTCAGCCCTGGCGGAGGTCCTCGAGTACTCGTTCTGCCTCGGGCAAGACCTGGGAGTCGGTCTCCCGGCGCAGACCCGGTTGCCGGCGGGCGCGGTCCCGCGGACGCGCCCGGACAGACTCGGACGGAACTAG
- a CDS encoding metal-dependent transcriptional regulator codes for MNDLVDTTEMYLRTIYDLEEEGIVPLRARIAERLEQSGPTVSQTVARMERDGLVRVAGDRHLELTDTGRALAVQVMRKHRLAERLLVDVIGMPWDEVHDEACRWEHVMSENVERRLLQVLNNPTTSPYGNPIPGLEELGVIVAEPVDSAERLVELPPGESAVIVRRMAEHVQADPELISELREAGVVPNARVNVVVNPRTVVISTPGHEGLTLSSEMAHAIFVERV; via the coding sequence GTGAACGATCTGGTCGACACCACCGAGATGTACTTGCGCACGATCTACGACCTCGAAGAGGAGGGAATCGTCCCGCTGCGCGCGCGCATCGCGGAGCGGCTCGAGCAGAGCGGACCGACCGTCTCGCAGACCGTGGCCCGGATGGAGCGCGACGGTCTGGTACGCGTCGCGGGCGACCGGCACCTCGAGCTCACCGACACCGGGCGAGCCCTGGCCGTCCAGGTGATGCGCAAGCATCGGCTCGCCGAGCGGCTGCTCGTCGACGTGATCGGCATGCCGTGGGACGAGGTGCACGATGAGGCCTGCCGCTGGGAGCACGTGATGAGCGAGAACGTCGAGCGACGCCTGCTGCAGGTGCTGAACAACCCGACCACCTCGCCGTACGGAAACCCGATTCCCGGTCTGGAGGAACTCGGCGTGATAGTCGCCGAGCCGGTCGACTCCGCCGAGCGTCTCGTGGAGTTGCCGCCCGGCGAGTCCGCGGTGATCGTGCGCCGGATGGCCGAGCACGTGCAGGCCGACCCCGAGCTCATCAGTGAGCTGCGCGAGGCCGGTGTGGTGCCGAACGCGCGCGTGAACGTGGTCGTGAACCCGCGAACCGTGGTGATCAGCACGCCGGGTCACGAGGGGCTGACGTTGTCCTCGGAGATGGCGCACGCCATCTTCGTCGAACGGGTCTAG
- a CDS encoding acetoin utilization protein AcuC, with translation MNTAIIWSDEFLDYKWAYTHPMSPIRLALTMDLARSLGVLDGVDTVAPLPVDDETLRTVHTQGYIDAVRAVGSGMASLSGPMLERLFGLGSEDNPVFDNMHEAGSMLVGGTLAAAQAVHSGAVQRAVNIGGGMHHAMAGHAAGFCIYNDASIAIEWLLAQGYDRIAYVDIDAHHGDGVQVQFENDPRVMTISLHQHPATLWPGTGWPTEVGSDRAAGTAVNVALMPGIEDRLWLRAFHAVVPSMIAAYKPQILLTQIGVDSHRADPLTDLALTVDGQAAAMRALRDLADKYCEGRWIAVGGGGYGVINVVPRAWTHLIATALDRDVDTRTPVGAEWMETAVDLAGKVHPDYARPPVGMMGDNGDVGYVPWDGDAGAPPPAGIPDAAQQQTDRAILATRRAAFPLHGLDPEDPRD, from the coding sequence GTGAATACGGCGATCATCTGGAGTGACGAGTTCCTCGACTACAAGTGGGCGTACACGCACCCGATGAGTCCGATCCGCCTGGCTCTGACGATGGACCTGGCCCGCAGCCTGGGTGTGCTGGACGGTGTCGACACCGTCGCGCCGCTGCCGGTGGACGACGAGACGCTCCGGACTGTGCACACCCAGGGCTACATCGACGCCGTTCGTGCTGTCGGCTCCGGAATGGCGTCCCTGAGCGGCCCGATGCTGGAGCGGCTCTTCGGGCTCGGGAGCGAGGACAATCCGGTCTTCGACAACATGCACGAGGCGGGCTCGATGCTGGTGGGCGGGACTCTCGCGGCCGCGCAGGCGGTGCACTCGGGGGCCGTGCAGCGCGCGGTCAACATCGGGGGCGGCATGCACCACGCGATGGCTGGTCACGCTGCGGGTTTCTGCATCTACAACGATGCCTCGATCGCGATCGAGTGGCTGCTGGCACAGGGCTACGACCGCATCGCCTACGTCGACATCGATGCGCACCACGGGGACGGCGTTCAGGTGCAGTTCGAGAACGATCCGCGGGTGATGACCATCTCGCTGCACCAGCACCCGGCGACACTCTGGCCGGGCACCGGCTGGCCCACCGAGGTCGGCTCCGACCGCGCAGCGGGGACCGCCGTCAACGTCGCATTGATGCCGGGAATCGAAGACCGACTGTGGCTCAGAGCCTTTCACGCGGTCGTCCCCTCGATGATCGCCGCGTACAAACCACAGATCCTCCTCACGCAGATCGGCGTCGACAGCCACCGCGCAGATCCGCTGACCGACCTGGCCCTGACCGTCGACGGCCAGGCCGCGGCGATGCGCGCTCTGCGCGACCTCGCCGACAAGTACTGCGAGGGGCGGTGGATCGCGGTCGGCGGAGGCGGCTACGGCGTCATCAACGTGGTTCCGCGGGCCTGGACCCATCTGATCGCGACGGCCCTCGACCGCGACGTCGACACCCGGACGCCGGTCGGTGCGGAGTGGATGGAGACCGCCGTCGACCTGGCGGGCAAGGTCCACCCCGACTACGCACGTCCGCCGGTGGGCATGATGGGAGACAACGGCGACGTCGGCTACGTGCCCTGGGACGGGGACGCGGGGGCGCCGCCGCCGGCCGGCATCCCCGATGCCGCTCAGCAACAGACCGACCGCGCGATTCTGGCCACCAGGCGCGCGGCCTTCCCCCTGCACGGACTCGACCCGGAGGACCCTCGTGACTGA
- a CDS encoding bifunctional acetate--CoA ligase family protein/GNAT family N-acetyltransferase — MTDAPTPDAADATDPAGEQADHADRGGTGEGAREPGADRFPRHWAADVLASDGGVVHLRPITPADADALVRFHEGLSERTRYLRYFGPTPTLPAREVVRMTTVDYRNRVAFLAWLGDDVIAMGLYEGLEASGKPGSAEVAFVVADAHQGRGLGPILLEHLAGAAAENGFTKFEAEVLSENPNMVAVFKDAGYQVSRAFDGSTVHVEFEIDPTDALTSVRNARERASEARSIANLLRPRSVAVIGASVDPRKVGHVLLSNLIAGGSTGPVYPVGQARSVNGIRAYERVMDIPDPVDLAVVAVPASGMTDVLDDCLAKGVKTLVVVSSGFGELGAEGLQTERALLQQVRAHGMRLVGPNALGVVNNDPDVRLNATLAPRIPGPGRVGFFCQSGALGIAILATAAQRNLGLSTFVSAGNRADVSGNDLLQYWDSDDSTDVVLLYLENFGNPRKFGRIARRVTRNKPVIAIKSGRGAMTRVGEQGERFGAVDDRIAQMVLAQAGVLQVDTLSDLFDAATVLAYQPLPVGPRTAIIGNSSVIAALAANTARSSGLDVVLQVDLGPGVTEEDLAQAVSTAVDDPGVDAVIVVFVPPVAVDADGYSRALMGAVTGSVESAGKPIVTTFLAVEGIPEGLSIPGESGMPTRGSIPSYPTPERAAGALALSWRYARWRTRPDAEEVLLEGISTEHARSYVRELIGEGARELTSVEAATVLAWYGIDVVEFREASTLHEASSAARELGFPVAVKATGRDWVGRLDREGARLDLGDATAVITAFAELQQLTGETTLQVQRMAAKGLGVCIRATEDSSYGSVISFGLSGRLFESLGDRSYRAVPLTVDDARDLLAEPRSAQMLAGGAGEPPADVEALIDMVLRVSALVEEVPEIRGVNLDPILSSDGGTEVLAAQITIGPVPALADTGPRRLR; from the coding sequence GTGACTGACGCTCCCACTCCTGACGCCGCGGACGCGACCGACCCGGCCGGCGAGCAGGCCGACCACGCCGATCGGGGTGGCACCGGCGAGGGAGCCCGCGAGCCCGGCGCTGACAGGTTCCCGCGGCACTGGGCCGCCGACGTGCTGGCCTCCGACGGCGGTGTGGTCCACCTTCGGCCGATCACTCCCGCCGACGCCGATGCCCTGGTGCGCTTCCACGAAGGACTCTCTGAGCGCACCCGGTATCTGCGCTACTTCGGCCCGACGCCGACGTTGCCGGCGCGCGAGGTGGTGCGCATGACGACCGTCGACTATCGCAATCGGGTGGCGTTCCTCGCGTGGCTGGGCGACGACGTCATCGCGATGGGGCTGTACGAAGGGCTGGAGGCGAGCGGCAAGCCGGGCTCGGCCGAAGTGGCCTTCGTCGTCGCCGATGCGCATCAGGGCCGCGGACTGGGCCCGATCCTGCTCGAGCACCTGGCCGGAGCGGCCGCCGAGAACGGGTTCACCAAGTTCGAGGCCGAGGTCCTGTCGGAGAACCCGAACATGGTCGCGGTGTTCAAGGATGCGGGCTACCAGGTGAGCCGGGCCTTCGACGGCTCCACGGTCCATGTGGAGTTCGAGATCGACCCCACCGATGCGCTGACCTCGGTGCGGAACGCGCGCGAACGGGCGTCGGAGGCACGCAGCATCGCCAACCTGCTCCGGCCGCGCTCGGTGGCGGTCATCGGCGCCTCGGTGGACCCGAGGAAGGTCGGTCACGTCTTGCTCAGCAACCTGATCGCGGGTGGATCGACCGGACCGGTCTATCCGGTCGGGCAGGCCCGCTCGGTCAACGGGATCCGTGCGTATGAGCGTGTGATGGACATCCCCGATCCGGTCGACCTGGCGGTGGTGGCCGTGCCGGCGTCCGGGATGACCGACGTGCTCGACGACTGTCTGGCCAAGGGCGTCAAGACGCTGGTCGTGGTCTCGTCCGGCTTCGGCGAACTCGGTGCCGAAGGCCTGCAGACCGAGCGTGCGCTGCTGCAGCAGGTGCGCGCGCACGGGATGCGGCTGGTCGGGCCGAATGCGCTCGGCGTCGTGAACAACGACCCGGACGTCCGGCTCAACGCCACTCTGGCACCGCGGATCCCGGGTCCCGGGCGCGTCGGCTTCTTCTGCCAGTCGGGCGCCCTGGGCATCGCTATCCTGGCCACTGCAGCGCAACGCAACCTCGGCCTGTCGACGTTCGTCTCGGCCGGCAACCGCGCCGACGTCTCGGGCAACGACCTGCTGCAGTATTGGGACTCCGACGATTCGACCGACGTCGTGCTGCTCTACCTGGAGAACTTCGGCAATCCGCGCAAGTTCGGCCGGATCGCCCGCCGGGTGACGCGCAACAAGCCGGTGATCGCGATCAAGTCCGGCCGCGGCGCCATGACCAGGGTCGGGGAGCAGGGCGAGCGGTTCGGCGCCGTCGACGACCGCATCGCCCAGATGGTGCTGGCGCAGGCCGGGGTGCTCCAGGTCGACACGCTGTCCGACCTCTTCGACGCGGCCACCGTCCTGGCGTATCAGCCGTTGCCGGTCGGTCCGCGCACCGCGATCATCGGCAACTCGTCGGTGATCGCCGCACTCGCGGCGAACACCGCGCGGAGCTCCGGCCTGGACGTGGTGCTGCAGGTGGACTTGGGGCCTGGCGTGACCGAAGAGGATCTCGCCCAGGCGGTCTCGACCGCCGTCGACGATCCCGGGGTCGACGCGGTGATCGTGGTCTTCGTGCCGCCGGTCGCCGTCGACGCCGACGGCTATTCACGGGCGCTGATGGGGGCGGTCACCGGAAGCGTCGAGTCGGCCGGCAAGCCGATCGTGACCACCTTTCTGGCGGTCGAGGGCATCCCGGAGGGATTGTCGATCCCGGGCGAGTCCGGGATGCCCACGCGCGGCTCGATTCCGTCGTACCCGACTCCCGAGCGCGCCGCCGGCGCCCTAGCGCTGAGTTGGCGGTATGCCCGCTGGCGTACCCGGCCCGACGCCGAAGAGGTGTTGCTGGAGGGGATCTCGACTGAACACGCGCGCAGCTATGTGCGCGAGCTGATCGGCGAGGGGGCTCGTGAACTCACCTCCGTGGAAGCGGCCACGGTGCTGGCCTGGTACGGCATCGACGTGGTCGAGTTCCGCGAGGCGTCGACGCTGCACGAGGCCTCGTCTGCTGCCCGTGAACTCGGCTTTCCGGTCGCCGTCAAAGCCACCGGGCGCGACTGGGTCGGTCGGCTGGACCGCGAAGGCGCCCGGCTGGATCTCGGTGACGCGACGGCGGTGATCACCGCCTTCGCCGAGTTGCAGCAGCTGACCGGGGAGACGACGCTGCAGGTCCAGCGCATGGCGGCCAAGGGCCTCGGGGTGTGTATCCGGGCCACCGAGGACAGCTCCTACGGGTCGGTGATCTCCTTCGGGCTGTCCGGCAGGCTCTTCGAGTCGCTCGGAGATCGCAGCTATCGTGCGGTCCCGCTCACCGTCGACGACGCCCGCGACCTGCTCGCCGAACCCCGGTCGGCGCAGATGCTGGCCGGCGGGGCGGGTGAGCCGCCCGCTGACGTGGAGGCGCTCATCGACATGGTGCTGCGCGTATCGGCACTGGTCGAGGAGGTCCCGGAGATCCGCGGGGTCAACCTGGACCCGATCCTGTCGTCGGACGGTGGCACGGAGGTACTGGCTGCTCAGATCACCATCGGCCCGGTACCGGCGCTGGCCGACACGGGTCCGCGTCGCTTGCGCTGA
- a CDS encoding sigma-70 family RNA polymerase sigma factor: MSAPTRTRPAPTAEDLDAQSPSADLVRVYLNGIGRTALLNAEQEVELAKQIEAGLYAKHLLSTRKRISPARKRDLATLVREGEQARAHLLEANLRLVVSLAKRYTGRGMPLLDLIQEGNLGLIRAVEKFDYAKGFKFSTYATWWIRQAISRGMADQSRTIRLPVHLVEQVNKIARIRRELHQQLGREATDDELAAETGIPAEKIADLMDHSRDPVSLDMPVGADEEAPLGDFIEDSEATSAENVVISSLLHSDIRKVLSTLDERERQVITLRFGLDDGQPRTLDQIGRTFGLSRERVRQIEREVMGKLRQGDRADKLRAYAS, translated from the coding sequence ATGTCCGCCCCCACCCGCACTCGCCCCGCCCCCACCGCCGAAGATCTGGACGCGCAGTCCCCCTCGGCGGATCTGGTCCGCGTCTATCTGAACGGGATCGGCCGCACCGCACTCCTGAACGCCGAACAAGAGGTCGAGCTGGCCAAGCAGATCGAAGCCGGACTGTACGCCAAGCACCTGCTCTCCACCCGCAAGCGCATCAGCCCCGCCCGCAAGCGCGACCTGGCGACCCTGGTCCGCGAAGGCGAGCAGGCGCGCGCCCACCTACTCGAGGCCAACCTGCGCCTGGTGGTCTCGCTGGCCAAGCGCTACACCGGCCGCGGGATGCCGCTGCTCGATCTGATCCAGGAGGGCAATCTGGGCCTCATCCGCGCGGTCGAGAAGTTCGACTACGCCAAGGGATTCAAGTTCTCCACCTACGCCACCTGGTGGATCCGCCAGGCGATCAGCCGCGGCATGGCCGACCAGAGCCGCACCATCCGCCTTCCCGTCCACCTCGTGGAACAGGTGAACAAGATCGCCCGGATCCGCCGCGAGTTGCACCAGCAGCTCGGTCGCGAGGCGACCGACGACGAGTTGGCCGCCGAGACCGGCATCCCGGCCGAGAAGATCGCCGACCTCATGGATCACAGCCGCGATCCGGTGAGCCTGGACATGCCGGTCGGCGCCGACGAGGAGGCGCCGCTGGGCGACTTCATCGAAGACAGCGAAGCCACCTCCGCCGAGAACGTCGTGATCTCCAGCCTGCTGCACTCGGACATCCGCAAGGTCCTGAGCACGCTGGACGAGCGGGAACGCCAGGTGATCACCCTGCGCTTCGGCCTCGACGACGGTCAGCCGCGCACCCTGGACCAGATCGGCCGCACCTTCGGACTGTCGCGCGAACGAGTCCGTCAGATCGAGCGCGAGGTGATGGGCAAGTTGCGTCAGGGCGACCGCGCCGACAAACTCCGCGCGTACGCCAGCTGA
- a CDS encoding DUF3099 domain-containing protein, whose protein sequence is MARETTGPSGSTGSGGTGADEHPAAAFLITRAETSLEEQHRARVRKYLWMMSIRIPALLLAALVFVWTDNYWWAIAIIIVSIPIPWVAVLIANDRPPRKRDEVQYYRFGAGRTVGPAELTEEPAPRPPAAPLVIDAETVEPDPDPQNRDPAAGATAADSSAPDSSAADSSGTSQSGREPSS, encoded by the coding sequence ATGGCGAGAGAGACGACCGGACCCTCTGGATCGACCGGATCCGGGGGAACCGGCGCGGACGAACACCCGGCCGCCGCCTTCCTGATCACCCGCGCCGAGACCTCGCTCGAAGAGCAGCATCGCGCCCGCGTCCGCAAGTACCTGTGGATGATGAGCATCCGGATTCCGGCCCTGCTGCTGGCCGCGCTCGTCTTCGTCTGGACCGACAACTACTGGTGGGCGATCGCGATCATCATCGTGTCCATCCCCATCCCCTGGGTCGCGGTGCTGATCGCCAATGATCGACCGCCTCGCAAGCGCGACGAGGTGCAGTACTACCGCTTCGGTGCAGGACGCACCGTCGGTCCGGCCGAGTTGACCGAAGAACCGGCACCGCGACCGCCGGCGGCGCCGCTGGTGATCGACGCCGAGACCGTCGAGCCGGACCCCGACCCGCAGAACCGCGACCCCGCAGCCGGTGCCACAGCGGCCGATTCCTCCGCTCCCGATTCCTCCGCTGCCGATTCCTCAGGGACTTCTCAGTCTGGCCGGGAACCTTCCTCGTAG
- a CDS encoding DUF3039 domain-containing protein, with protein MTTKTIERPDLDERTEQDDDTPKVFHYVKKDKIAESAVMGTHVVALCGEVFPVTKSAKPGSPVCERCKKVYAKMKK; from the coding sequence ATGACGACCAAGACGATCGAACGCCCGGACCTCGACGAGCGGACCGAACAGGACGACGACACCCCGAAGGTCTTCCACTACGTGAAGAAGGACAAGATCGCTGAGAGCGCGGTGATGGGGACCCACGTCGTGGCGCTCTGCGGGGAGGTGTTCCCGGTCACCAAGTCGGCGAAACCGGGCTCACCGGTCTGCGAGCGCTGCAAGAAGGTCTACGCGAAGATGAAGAAGTAG